Part of the Deltaproteobacteria bacterium genome is shown below.
AGGAGAGTCGCGCGCGCCTCGCGCACCGAGACGATCCCGGCGAGAGCGTCGCCTTCCAGCAGCGGAAACGCCGCGTGCTTCGTCGGCGCGATGATCCCAAGAAGATCTTCGTACGGCAGGTCGGCCGGGAGCGACTCCACGCGATCGAGCGCCTGCGCGACGGACAGATCCGCCAGCGCGGGCCCGCCCCGGGAGAGGCGGACGCCCCTCCTCCGCGCACCGATGGTGTAGATGGATCCGCCGAGCGCTCCCTGCACCACCGCCGCCGCGATTCCGCAGGCGACGAGCAGCGGCAGGACGATCTGGTAGCTGCCGGTCAGCTCGAACATCATGAGTACGCCGGTGAGCGGAGCCAGCGTCGCGCCCGCCACGACCGCTCCCATCCCGACGGCGGCATACGCGCCCGGAGAAGATGCGATCCCGGGGAGGGCGGAATGGACCAGGTCGCCGAACGCGCCGCCCAGCATCGCCCCGATGAATACTGCTGGAAAAAAGCTCCCCCCGGGAGACCCGGAACCGAGCGTGAACGAGGTGGCGATCAGCTTGCTTCCCAGCGCGAGCACCAGGGCGCCGAACGCCAGCTTTCCGGCGAGCGCGGCGTTCATCGTCTCGATGCCGGTGCCGAGGACCCTCGGCGCGAGCAGGCCGATACAGCCGACGAGGAGTCCGCCCAGCGCCGCGCGGAGCTCCGGCCGCAGGGGAATGCGCCCGAACTGCTCCTCCACCCCGTGGATCACGCGAATGTAGAGAAGCGCACACAGACCGGCGACCAGCCCGAGGGCCAGATACACCGCGATCTCCGAAGGGTGCTTGAGCGACCACGCGACTGCGCGCAGCTCGGTGCCGCCGCCGAGCAGAGCCCGCGAGGTGGCCACCGCGGTCACGCAGGCGAGCACCACCGGCGCGAATCGGCGAACGTCGAAGTCGGCCAGCACGATCTCCAGGGCAAAGAGCGATCCCGCGAGGGGCGCCTGGAAGGAAGCGGCAATGCCCGCGCCCGCTCCCGCCGCCAGCAGCATCGACGTCTCGCTTCTCGGCAGCGCGAGAAACCGTGACAACGACGAGGCGACGGCGCCCCCGAGATGGACGACGGGGCCTTCCCTTCCCGCGCTGCCGCCGGACCCGATCACCAGGCCAGCGGCGAGCGATTTCCAGACGGCGACACGGCCCTTGATCGGCGCGCCCGGCTTGTGCACTGCCTCGATGACCTCGACGACGCCGTGACCGCCGCTCTCGGGGCTGACGCGGACGATCAGCGCCGCGAACAGCGCGCCCAGCGCGGGGCCGGCGACCCAGGTCCAGCGCGGCGCCCGCAGGAGCATGGCGTACAGTCCGCCGGCGCTCTCGTGGAAGGTGCCGTTGAAGGTGCCGAGCAGAAGGAGCGGATAGTAGAGAGCCAATCCGAGGGCGGCAGCAAGCGCGACGGCGCGGATGCGGTGGACTTCGAAGAGCGGAAGGCGTTTGCGACCCAACGCATCGAGAATCGGCGCGGCGAGCAGCAGGAGCACCGCCATCGCCAGGAACTCCAGATGCCAGTGGGCGGCCCCGAGACGAGCGCGAAAGAGGCCGGTCCAGCGGTCGCGATTCGGACCGAACAGCGACAACGCCACTTCGTTGCCCCGGAAGCCGACCAGCTGCACGAAGCGGAGCGCATTGGCGAAAAGTCCCGCCGCGATGCCTCCGTAGAGGCCGATCACCGCCGCGACCCCCATCACCAGCGCCCGCTCGAACGGAAAGCGCGCCGCCTGACGGCGCAAGGGGCCCGCGGCGCGTTGCCAGAGGGGAATCTGCCCGGCCATCCGAGGCTTGTAGCAGAACGCGCTTTTGTCTCGATTTGTTTCTCCGGCGAACGCGCCCTTGACGGTGCGCCCGGCCGGCAATTAGTTGCCGCAGCAAATGTTGCGCGAGCAAGAATACGTAGGCCTCCTCATCGCGGTGGCACAGCGCACCGTCAAGGTCGCGGCTCAGCGCCACGCGCGCACGCTGGGGCTGACGGCGCGGCAATTCTGGTTCCTCAACGCCGCGCGCGAGCTTTCCGGAGCGTCGCTCGGCGAGATCGCGCGCCGGCAGCGGATGGATGCTCCCACCGCCTCGCGCCTCGCGGAAAGTCTGGCCCGCCGCGGACTGCTGCGCACCGCGCACGACGACCGCGACCGACGGGCGCTCCGCGTCCTGCTCACTCCGGCAGGAGGGAGGTTGGCGGAGAAGATCGCTCCCCTCGCGGCATCGGTGCGCAACGCGGTGGTGCAGGGCATCTC
Proteins encoded:
- a CDS encoding winged helix DNA-binding protein, with the translated sequence MLREQEYVGLLIAVAQRTVKVAAQRHARTLGLTARQFWFLNAARELSGASLGEIARRQRMDAPTASRLAESLARRGLLRTAHDDRDRRALRVLLTPAGGRLAEKIAPLAASVRNAVVQGISRREQQALKTYLRKVIANLEMFATKAGGERDVHGGGAA